A section of the Saccharomyces paradoxus strain CBS432 chromosome XII sequence genome encodes:
- the DUS4 gene encoding tRNA dihydrouridine synthase (Dihydrouridine synthase~similar to YLR405W), with product MPIPSGNVVVPKPKLTTKETDPLHIIKTRQKTHGRPVTIAGPMVRYSKLPFRQLCREYNVDIVYSPMILAREYVRNEHARISDLSTNDKDTPLIVQVGVNNVADLLKFVEMVAPYCDGVGINCGCPIKEQIREGIGCALIYNPDLLCSMVHAVKDKYGDKLRIETKIRIHEELDETVELCRRLCDAGVDWITIHGRTRRTRSSQPANLDAIKYIIENISDKNVPVIANGDCFKSSDLERITKYTGASGVMAVRGLLSNPTLFAGYETCPWGCIEKFWYWVLEFGGLPFQLTQHHLYCMLENMEVKKSLLKEMMNLKNYISLIDWFDKTFDFKRYGEDGFGKAVEIPYKINGCV from the coding sequence ATGCCCATTCCATCCGGTAATGTGGTGGTACCGAAGCCGAAACTTACCACTAAGGAAACAGATCCACTGCATATAATAAAGACGAGGCAAAAGACACATGGTCGGCCTGTGACCATTGCAGGCCCAATGGTTCGATATTCCAAGCTGCCATTTCGTCAGTTGTGCCGGGAATATAACGTTGATATAGTTTACTCCCCCATGATTTTAGCAAGAGAATATGTCCGTAATGAGCATGCAAGAATCTCTGACCTTTCAACAAATGATAAGGACACCCCACTAATCGTCCAAGTAGGTGTAAATAACGTGGCTGATCTACTAAAATTTGTGGAAATGGTTGCCCCTTACTGTGATGGTGTTGGTATTAACTGTGGATGTCCTATAAAGGAACAAATCCGGGAAGGCATAGGTTGCGCCTTGATATACAATCCCGATTTGTTATGTAGTATGGTCCATGCTGTGAAAGATAAATATGGCGACAAACTGAGGATTGAAACGAAAATAAGAATACATGAAGAGTTGGACGAAACGGTGGAGTTATGTCGAAGGCTATGTGATGCTGGGGTGGATTGGATTACGATCCACGGCCGAACACGCAGAACTAGGTCATCGCAGCCAGCTAACCTGGATGCAATAAAGTATATTATCGAAAATATCAGCGACAAAAATGTGCCTGTCATAGCGAATGGGGATTGCTTCAAGTCATCTGATTTGGAAAGGATCACTAAGTACACTGGTGCATCTGGTGTCATGGCTGTACGTGGGTTGTTAAGCAATCCAACGTTATTTGCTGGGTATGAAACCTGTCCTTGGGGCTgcattgaaaagttttGGTACTGGGTTCTAGAATTTGGTGGCTTACCCTTCCAATTGACTCAGCATCACCTGTATTGCATGCTTGAAAATATGGAGGTGAAGAAATCACtgttaaaagaaatgatgaACCTTAAAAACTACATCAGCTTGATCGACTGGTTTGATAAAACCTTCGACTTCAAGCGTTACGGCGAAGATGGATTTGGTAAGGCGGTCGAAATTCCTTATAA